In Candidatus Zixiibacteriota bacterium, the sequence ACCTCAACCGCGCCGCCCGAGGCGGCGTCACTGAAATCAAACTGGTAAACAAACTCGGCGACTATCGCGCCGACCGGTCCGTAGCCGTACTCGAGTCCGATGCCCGCCGATCCGCCGTACACAAACGTCTCGTACATCCGGGCAAGTATCGACGAGGACTCGGAATCGTCGTTGATCTTCCAGTCGATCCGTGGACCCGCGAGCACATACGGCCGATACTTCGCCGCCGGCAGAATTGCTTTAACATGCACGGGAAACACGATATAGTCGACGCGGTCGTCGAGCTTCAGTGATCCGATCGGCTCTGGCGATGTCTCCGACGTCCGTATCAGCTCGACAGAGCTGCCCCGCTGGACGAACCCCAGTTCGGGCTGAAGCGAGAGCACCGGTGTGAGATTGAATTCCGCCAGGACCATCACGGCCAGACCGGTTCGCGGATCACGCTCGAATGCAAGTGTGCCGTTGTCGTACTCGTAATCCTGGTTTGAGATTGACAACCCCGCCTTGGCGCCGAAAATGACGGGCCCGGCGCCGGCCGGCACGGCCGCAGCGCCACAGGCCAGTGCGACGAAAACCAGTGCCCTGGTCATTCGACGAGTACGACTCGAGCGGCTGCCGCTCCGGCCGCGCGGATTGGAATCGTTGGCGTTTTCCATTGTGCACCTCCCGGCGACAGTGTAAGAATACCCCGTCTGGTTCCGTTGTCAACAAGTTATAGACGAATCGACTCTCGTCTCGACTTATCCTTGTTACGCGCGTGATATTTTTGTTTTACGCGGTACACGCAGCGATTAT encodes:
- a CDS encoding porin family protein; the protein is MENANDSNPRGRSGSRSSRTRRMTRALVFVALACGAAAVPAGAGPVIFGAKAGLSISNQDYEYDNGTLAFERDPRTGLAVMVLAEFNLTPVLSLQPELGFVQRGSSVELIRTSETSPEPIGSLKLDDRVDYIVFPVHVKAILPAAKYRPYVLAGPRIDWKINDDSESSSILARMYETFVYGGSAGIGLEYGYGPVGAIVAEFVYQFDFSDAASGGAVEVTNESFLIMLGYTF